In Rutidosis leptorrhynchoides isolate AG116_Rl617_1_P2 chromosome 2, CSIRO_AGI_Rlap_v1, whole genome shotgun sequence, one genomic interval encodes:
- the LOC139888883 gene encoding uncharacterized protein, with protein MDAFISEMRKMIEVQNKSIGALAKEIGNVAESKGNREPGIIPSYMVLNPNHKNQGKGHSVNMVGTLRSGKKYDNKVGEKEVVQPESSKSPMVLDEEEVSEVDDQGKEVKNKDPIVNETRKSETESKSVPFPKALESPNQFPCGKKGPQLEDMWKTFKQVKINLPLLDAIRQVPSYVKFLKDLCTQKRKQRATLPKKVELTEHLSAVVSGTLPPKFKDPGTPLIAVTVGNVNVKKALLDLGASLNILPFCLVDRFELGLMKRTDIIIQLAD; from the coding sequence ATGGACGCGTTCATCTCCGAAATGCGAAAAATGATAGAAGTGCAAAATAAGTCGATTGGTGCATTGGCTAAGGAGATTGGTAATGTAGCGGAGAGTAAGGGAAATAGGGAACCAGGTATAATTCCAAGCTACATGGTTCTAAATCCAAATCATAAGAACCAAGGAAAAGGGCATAGCGTTAACATGGTAGGTACCTTGAGAAGCGGAAAGAAGTATGACAATAAGGTTGGTGAAAAAGAGGTAGTGCAACCAGAGTCAAGTAAGTCTCCTATGGTTCTTGATGAGGAAGAGGTAAGTGAAGTTGATGACCAGGGAAAAGAGGTGAAAAATAAGGACCCAATTGTTAATGAAACCAGGAAATCGGAGACGGAATCAAAATCCGTTCCATTTCCCAAGGCCTTAGAGTCCCCAAACCAATTCCCTTGTGGGAAAAAGGGACCACAACTAGAGGATATGTGGAAAACGTTTAAACAGGTTAAGATAAATTTACCCCTCCTCGATGCTATTAGGCAAGTCCCGTCTTATGTTAAATTTTTAAAGGACCTTTGCACTCAAAAGAGGAAGCAAAGGGCGACTTTACCCAAAAAGGTGGAGCTAACCGAGCACCTAAGTGCGGTTGTCTCGGGTAcacttccacctaagtttaaggacccaGGGACCCCATTGATAGCTGTGACTGTAGGAAATGTGAATGTGAAAAAGGCGTTATTGGACCTAGGAGCTAGCTTAAATATTTTACCTTTTTGTCTAGTTGACCGATTTGAATTGGGTTTAATGAAAAGAACCGACATAATTATTCAACTAGCGGACTAG